In Prinia subflava isolate CZ2003 ecotype Zambia chromosome 1, Cam_Psub_1.2, whole genome shotgun sequence, the DNA window ACAGTAAGCTGTCTCAACTTTTCTtatctctctttttaaaataaagttttaaagcTTTGTTTTCGTAGTACACACAGGTGATTGATgtgcctggctgtccctggaagGTCTGCCTGGGGTGGCTCCCTCCATGTTAGTTCTTGCCTTTTACAAGAGATAGAAAATAGCCAAAGTTTTCATGCTGGGGGGAGGTAAAGTTAGCAAGAAACACTTCTTTCTTGCGCTTTTCTGAGGACAGACACCTTCAAAAGAGTTTTAAATGTGTGTGGTTTAATATCTTACATTAGTTAAAGTTCTCAAAGGGTTTACTTTATCATTAAGGAAAGTTAGACGCCATTCCATTCTTAGACAACCCCAGAGGTAAAAGGGCTTAGGTTTAGCCTACCATTTTTAATAGCTGTTTGATGATGCtgaaaacaaccccaaactcctaatgtttattgttttggggttttgtagTAATGGGTGAGGTTTCTTTCTGTAAGACTTTTAATATTAAAGGCCCAAAAGTGCTATCTGTACACAAACTATGACACTGAATTAAGTACACAAATGCAAATGCCTCCATAATTATTTACTATTTCTAGAGACAATCTTTTTTGATTTCACTTTGGCTGCCACATGTTCTCTTGATTCTGAGCCAGTGAAAGTGGATGTCTTTCATGGCAGGTTCAGGAGACTCTACAATCTTTCGTCTTCTTCTTTGGTTGCTAATAACTGGAAAAACTGACCGAGCAAAATGGTGAAAAAGTTGAGCCAGCAGTTGCCACAGTGACAGTTGTCCAATATAAATATCTTACAATTCTTCTGTTTATCATCTGTTTTCAGGGCAGTTTAAGCTGCTGGAACAAGACCGAGATATTAAGGAGCCAGTGCAGTATTTTAACAGTGTGGAGGAGGTGGCTAAAGCATTTCCTGAACGAGTTTACGTCATGGAGGAAATAACATTCAACGTTAAGGTAGTCcctgaataaatatttatccCTGTCTAAATGATTAACTGTTGCAACCTTTATATACATGGCAAGTGAGCAATGGCGCTGAGTGGGAAGTGTGATTTTTGAGACAAACGAGCCTTTAGTGTTCCATGTTTGGTGATGGTGCTCTTTGGGATCATTTTTTCAGTCTTAAATCAACATGTCGTCTAAGGGCTCTCCTGCCCTATGGCACTTTGGGGAGCAATCCTGATGATCCATTCAATAATTCATCTAATTAGGATGCTCCTGCCAGATTTTAAACAAATGTTGTTTGTTGCCCCCTGTCTCCTCCCCCTCCAACAGTCTGAATTTCATTCTCTGCTAAGCAGCAGCTGCTTAAATCCCTCTCCAGAAAGCCTCTTTCTCAGAGAGCACACAGGGTGAAATGATGGGGTTGCTTGTCTCAAAATCACTGCAGCTAAAGAGCATTGtgaataaaataacaaaaataacaaaacaaaacaaaacaaaacaaaacaaaaaaaaaaaaaaaaaccacaacccaccaacaaacaaacaaaaaaattaaaagacacagttgttctctgtgtgcatgtgtgtgtgtttgtgctcaGCTCTTGGGCTCCTGAAAGGGTCCCTGATCCCAAAAAGGGTTTGCTATCACCAAACACACTGCAGTGCAGTGGCATGAAACAGTGAACAGGAACATGAACAACTTGTTCTTCTTTGTCCTACCTACATGTGTGACACTGCACAAGGTAGGTCGGCTTTACTGTGAGAGCAGAGTGGTCTTCAGGCTTATCTGGTTGGTttgagcagcagcaccatctCAGACTGGTAGAAGAGCATTCTAGAGCTGGTGTGCAGTGGTGGAGATCCACATCATGTACCCCGCAGGGGAAACCAGCTGATACTGCTGGTGTAAAACCAGTCTGGAATTTCCTGGTCCTATGTGTATCAGCATGGGGTTTATATAACAACATTTTAatgcctttttcctctttcttgcACTGCTACAGTTGGGAGACAGCAGCTAGTTCACAATTTCTATAGGTGTAGGTGGTAGAGCTCATAGCTTAATTTACTCAGTGACAAAGACTCACTCCTTGCAAGACAGtaggttgtttttgtttgtgctcTGCATTAACCTGAGCCTGTAAAACAGAGGGTTTCATGAATGAAGGCTATGTGATAAAGTTGGAacacttttgtttctttaggTAAGGGAACAAGAAAATTTCATCTCTGCTCAGAAAAAATCCTTGTGACTGCTAGCCTTatccagagctgtgctgttatttctcttttaatcaATGACCAGACTAAGAGAATGGTGCAGTAGAATGTGCAGTTTTGATTTTCTAGtgcaaaaagtatttttctataGGCTTgtttaaacataaaatgccATATCTTGAGTTTAATGTGAGTGTTTTTAAAACCCTTTTTCATATGTAGCAAACTGAGAAATAAGCATAGCTTACTGTTAGATATCAAATCcgtttttaaaaggttttataGTGATACTCCTTAATGtaaataacagtaataataatcCAGGTTTAACCTAGTTACACAGTTATCTTGGCAGTATTCCTCTTGGCAGTTTTTCCAGTTTCATAGAAGTCTATTCCAAGGTTATCATCttccaaaaaataaatgaacttAGCAGGATTTATTAAAGTGTTTAATAACCCTTTACATGCAAGAGAATTATGTACGCTAAAATTTTAATATAGGAGAGATTCTGTCAAGCTGATTAGAGCAAAGGGAGGAATACTAAGTACGGTTGATTCCTGTCCAATGCAGGGTGCCTGTTTAAATTCAGGAGAGAGTATCAGAAGGTAGCTAATCcgatataaaaagaaaaaagatgccTAAAATATCTGATGAAGCACTTAAGATGAGAAGGAGCTCTGAAGTCTGGGAACTCTTTCTTGTTCCAAACGCTCAAGTCTTCAGTGGATAATTTTTGAAGAAGGAGCCTTAGAGTTACAAGGTGACCAGACAGTCATTGCCTGCTTTTGTCTGTGCTTGTTGAGGTGTGCCTGCCTGTGCCAGTACACCATGGTTATGATTCCACTCGGTGTGAACCTTGCTCCTGAGTGTAAATCCTTGGCTACTCCGGCAGCATTTCACAGCTACTGCTGCCATTCACCAAATGGCCTTCTCGCTGTGATGGGCTGAGAGATTATGTCCAAGGggcttgctttatttttgctttgtaagAGTGgtttaagggaaaaaacagcCACCGTATCCTGGCGAGGCAGGGGAGATggttctcctttccttccctgtggTTTTGCAGCTGGACAGGCTTTCTGGGCAGTGTCCTGGGCAGGGGGTTGAGGACCTGCTGCGTGTCTGAAGGACAGCTCTTGCACATGCCAGCAAGTGCTGCTaggagggaaaggggggatCTTTCCAGAGAATGGCAAACAAAAATTACGGATGAGTACAACTTCTGTCATGGCTAGAAGTATTTACCAGCTTTTTTGTCCATACGTACTGTTCTTGGATACCCAGTTGGTTGTTTCAAGGGGTGGCCAGCAGCATCTACAGGCACAGCAATTTAGAGTGTCCTGGGGACAAGTGAATTTCACTCAGTCAAGAGTTTCATCTGTTTCTGATCAAAAATTAAGAGTCATTCTGTCCTTTCTTCACTGACCAGATAAGTGAGAACCTGTTTTGTATTAATACTCAGTGCATAATTGAAGAAGATTTTGCTTATGTTACAGCATTATGCTACAAAGATGAGAATTTTTTGGTTCTCCATTGCTAGGAACAAAGTACTAAGAATGTTGAGTTACCCCAAGACCTGTTCTTTGACTGAAGCAACAGGAGGAGATTTCTGCTTTCAAGTGCTCTGGTCTCATACAGATGGCAATGTGTACAAGCACCCAGGAAGCTATTTGCACTaagacttaaaaacaaaacaaggaacaACCTGACCTCCTGCCCCACCCATCACACGGAGGGAAATTCACAAGAAGTTccctttaaaaagcagcaggatTATGTGATAGATTGAACATTGGACaagccaggaattccttcacTCTAAAAACCAGCCTGTTTAGTGTTGCAGGACACTTCAGATCCTccagaataatatttttcttctcaagatATCACTTGATCTCTCTGGAGAGTCTGTGAAGCTGTTTGCAGACACTTTCTAGGATGGAAAAATGGGTTTGTGAATAAGCCTTATAATGATTCTTTTCTTACTTATCAAAGATATTGTATGACTGGTGTGAACTTTTGATACCTGATTTGTTCATCTTTTTTAATGTAATCCTCTCTTCAGAGTGATTTAACCATGTTGGCCCATACAATGTGCatcttggcagaaggaaacctgtagtgaaaaaaaccactttttttcttgtttctttttttttttctttggcagGTGTTAATGCAGTACAGTGAAGCAAATTTGATCTCCTGATGGTAGTTCTAGTGCCCCTGATAAACTCACCCTGAGTTGCCATAAAGCACATGTAGAGTAGGTTGTAAATTACAGTGACATTCTTAAGTGCTGCAGTAGTGAAATGAGGTGGTGTGTAGATTTTGGCCCCAGACTTTCAGGCAATCCATAATACTTCACCTCAAGAATTAGTGCTTTAGTGGCCTTGTGGCTTGACGCCAGCCTTACGAAGCAGCAAGAGTCAGCTCCAAGcactttggttttttcttcattttccccttTGCCCCTGGTACACACAGGCTCAACACCTCAGTGTCTTGCGTTGGCATTGCAGTCCTGTGGctgccttttttcctgctggaaaaaggTGGGTGGCTTGAGTAAGAGaagcagaggaagcagagctgctgctgctgcgtgCCTATGTTGAGGTACCTGTGGGAGGGGTCCTGCTCTGAAAGGAACCTGGATGGCAAGCGCCATAGCCTCGGTGGCTCCTGACGTCCCACACAAATAGACGCTCCATGTTACAGCCCTGCAGTGTTACCTGCCACATTTTGGGACAGTTTTAgaacactgatttattttagaCATCCTAAAAGAGCACTGAAGCCAGCTGTTAATGTAGCAATTAGGCAAAGCTCCTCTTATCCCAGAGGCAAATACATGTATTCTAGTATGAAGGCTTTCACTTGTTAATTCTTTTATAAGGCTTTCATAAAAGAAGAATGTGATACTGTCCTGCTGAATTTAGCCAACTTCCTTGAAAAAgtttgctcattttttttctgctaataGCTCTTCTGAAGACTctcttttacatttaaaaaatctttttccatttttgtgacCTGTAAAAAAAATAGATCAGGTATATATTATCTATTAAACATCCATTGTGCTGTGATTGGCCCCTTGGCTCTAATAGTAAAAACCATATGCTATACCTATGAATCAGAGACGTCACAGTTACAAAGAGTtctaacaacaaaaaacaatcctagttgtatttttaaagtgaatGCAATGCTTCCATTACTCTAATAAAATCTAGCAAGTATACCAACCAATGTAAAGCCACAAATGATTTTTATAAAGGTGTCCAATTAAAGACTTCTCCTTCGAGGTACAACAAATTAGAACAAttggagtccaaggcagcatATTGACTCAGGTGTTACCAACATCTATTACTCCAAGTTAGCTTTTCCTTAAGCCAAAGAAAGAGTATATCAGAGTTTTTCCAAAAGAACGTTTCCTAAATAGTCattcatttcttttctgatgCCTGTCTTCTGCAGGACTTAGAGTTGGCTTTTCAATGTTACTGGAATTGAGTTAgtcttaaaatagaaaatgtaatAGTGACTTAGACCACTGCTGTTTTGCAGTGTGTTTTGTAAGGTGTCTGTATGCCTGTAAACTTTCTGGTCAGCATCCTGGCATCAACAGTGAACAGATAGTATGGATCAACTTCTGGCAGTCAGAAGGGAGAAGGCAAGTATAACAGGAAGGAAGTTCTGGTTCTGTGGGTCTTCTGCATTCATTGTTCAGCTTGAATATCTACTAGTGATTCCTGGATAGCTTTGGAATGTAGTGTGGCAAGCACTGCCTCTGTCACAAAGCTGGGATCACTGGGTATTATCACCTGTTACCAATGAAAACTGGCTGGGAAGAACAAAAGAGGAGTGACTGCAAAGTAAAACTGCAGGAGTTGTTCTTACAGTGCATTGGAACATTATTGTTAAAATGTATAAAGCTCTCATTGGACATGTGATGTAGCTGAGTGAAAGCTTCTTGGGAGTTTTCTACCTTCTGTAGCATACCTCTTTTCCAGAATTATTATGAGACTTCAGGAGCTTACCACAAAAATGTGTGATTATTTCTGCACTAGTCTGTGATCTGGATCACCTTAACTGCCATTCTGCACTGCTGTCTCATGTCTATCATATACCAGTGATATGTTTTGTCACATTTGCTAGCTGGGAGCTGCCACTAGCAGGTCCCAGTGTCTGAAGTAGTGTAGGGCTCTGCTACATCCTGCTGCATTCCAGGTGCATAGCAGGAAGagagggtgcccagagaatGCTTTCAGCAGGATTGTGGAGATGGAAATCCTGCTGAGTCGGTGCTGAAAGCTTAGAGGGTAGAGGGAGGTGGGTCTGGTGTGGGACTACCCATCCTGCCTTCTAGCAATAATTTATGATATGCACTTCCATGTTGTCTATAAGTGTACTATTTGgcatagaaccatagaatcatttaagtcggaaaagacctttgagatcatcaagtccatccattaacccagcactgccaagtccagcaGTAAACtatgtccctaagtgccacgTCTTCACGTCTTATAAATgcttccaggaatggtgacacaccactttcctgggaagcctgttccagtcaGTGACAACCCTTTtggtaaagaattttttcctgatatccaatctaaacctcccctggtgcaacttgaggccatttcctcttgtcccatCTGTTCTTAGGAAATGCTCTGCATGACTAATTCCTGGGCTTCTGGAGGCCCTGTGAAGCTCACCAAAGGCAGTGTAAAGCCAAGCTAAAGTCCATGGCTCTTGGTTGATTTTTCTGTGAGTTTTGTGGCTGTTGATAAAGTGAAATGTTTGAGTGAACAAGACAGAACAAGTCTGATTTTCATATGTCATTGTTACAAGGACAAAGTAAGGATCATTTAGCCTAATGATCTGAAGAACAAAAGCTGAGCAATATCTGTGCACTGTTATGTGTATTGAGAGAGATAGATATGATATGTATGGTGTATCTTCATTGTCAATATTCTGGAACACATATTTACCTACCATTTACCTACCCATTTTAAAGTATATGTAGCCTGGTGGGATTTATCAGCAATCTTAACATCACTATAATTTAGTGGATAGAGATAAATTTCTGGGGTCTTAGacttttaatttcctgttttcagtttttaatataattttgaacAGCAACTAATACcttatattttttgtttagaaGGTAGAATgcagaaaagaatttttctcaGAATGCTATAGTAGGACTATGACATCATCTTTCTTTTCATAGAATATCATAGAATGtactgagttggaagggacccacaagaaaCACCAAGTCCAACTTACTGTcttgcacaggacaccccaagagtcacaccatgtgcctgagagcattgtccaaatgcttcttgaactttTGTCAAGCtttgtgctgtgaccacttccctcgggagcctgtttcagtgcccCAACACCCTTTGGGTGAAACACCTTTTCCTGATggccaacctaaacctcccctgacacaacttcaggccattcccttgggtcctgtcactggttacacagagatcagtgcctgctcctgttcttcccctcatgaggaagttgtacctgcagtgaggtctcccctcagtctcctcttctccaggctgaacagaccaagtgacctcagctgttCTTCGTACAGCTTTTTCTCAAGGCCCTTCACATCCTCATGGTCCTCCTTTGGATGTTCCCTAAGAGCTTAATGCCTTTTTTATATTGTcgcacccaaaactgcccccagcactcgaggtgaggctgccccagtgcagagcagggcaggacaatCCCCTTGCTTGCCCAGCtgctgatgctgtgcctgatgcaccccagggcagggctggccctcctggctgccagggcactgctgactcaccTTCAACTTCTCATGGACCAGGaaccccaggtccctttctacagtgctgctctcagcatATCATTTCCCCATCTGTGAATACATCAAGGGTTAAATTCAGTCTTACTTCACCTGTAGTGATACTgtgactgtatttttttaacaatgaaagaatgttttccagtgtttttagttgaaaataattttgtctttaaaCATGCCGGTTGATTCTAGAAGCCCATTTGCTGTTTGGCTGGTTGTAGTGGATGACATCAATCAGTAGCTGCTCCTCAAGACCTTCATTGTAGAGCTCAGCTGTTTAGTTACCTCTGTGGTTTCACGTCTGACCCACCGTTTCCTCCTACAgtggcttgtttgtttgtgaaTCACCAGGGAACTCTAAGTTGGCCAAGGAGGAGCTCCCACAGCTGTAGGTTGTGACACCTCCCTCACTCCAGACAGTGTCCCACGAGTAGTGAGGAAAAGCTGTGATCGTGCAGCATCAAGTGACGAGTCCTGCAGTGTAGGTGGCATTGTCAAAGCAGCTGTTTGCAGGGACTTGTTGATTCTAGAAACCAATAGTCTTAGAGGAAACACCCTCTCAGAAAGAGAAGGGGGAGGTTGCATGGTACAGGCACAGAGCCGTGTGTGTCGTCAGCCCTTATCAGTCCCTCgaaggcagggctgtgtggctgcagctccagtgcagggctctgtgaCAGTTCAGTGAGAAACCAGCAATGAACGTCACACGGGCGTTATCGGCAAAAGAACGCCCCCGTGCTTTCCTTTCACGCCGTGGTGTTTCAAACTGCTGTCAGGCCAGCAGTGCAAACTGTGAATGAGTACTACTACCATAAATCCTAGTGGTTTCCTGGATTAGACCAATTAGTGTTTGTGTAGATAATTCAGGGTTTGAATGACTTCCTCTCCGGAAGCCCCGAGCCTGAAGTGCTAAGGCAGCACACCTCGCCTGAGCTGCCTGTGCAATTGCTCCGAGAGGCTTGCAGAAGATAATCACAGTTCTGCAAACACGGAGGGATTGCAGGTCACATCTTACAAGAGGAAGCATTATTCACTGCTCTTGTCAGTTATTAACTTGCTGCAATTACAGCTTTGATTTCATGCGGTGGCTGTTGTGTGATGATACCAGGGTTTGAAGCCTGGAGTTCGAATATCACTCAAGTCCATGAAGTCTTTAGGGGTTTTGGAGGTGAGGAAGGGATATACAATTTTAGCATGTGTTTTCATTGGCAATTTCTTTAGCATGTTCAGTTTCTCAAATAAAATGCTCTATAACAGATCAGTGGTGTTTATCTGGTTCACCTTCATTTATGAGTAGGGATTCATTATCTGCTGCTACCAAAGAATTGGGTGGGTTCTGTTAGGTCCCTGAAAAGGGCTTTTCATGCTAAACCACTCAAATATGAGGCAGAGCGATCTTGTCTATAAAGAGTTATTTCACTCGTAAGGAAATAACTTCAGGAGCAAATGAGCCTTGGACATCTGTTttgtagggatttttttcctggtacaATTTCCATACTAGAAAAGCTCACACATGGCTGTGCATATGTTGTTTAATCTCTTAAATTGCAATTATGATCAAAAAATGAGGAAGGAAGTGTATGACtaggagagcaaagcagggggGGAAGTTAGGCATATGGGATAGACCGATATTCTTGATTTCTCCTTCAGGGAATAGATGTCATCTGTCATTCTCCTTAGCCTGGAAAGGATTATATCAAAGGGAGATGCTTCATCTGTAATGATGAAATcaccttttctgctcctcagggaGCTGAAGATGGTGAAAGAAGTTTGTTTCACTCAAGAGCCTGGCAAATAATTCtaacaaacagcaaaaacaagGGTGTGGGGAAAAGATACCCAAGGGACTCCAGACACGGTCTGTCATAGCTGTGTGACACAAGCAGGTATTTGAACTGCTGGGATATATGGATTTgccctttcttttaaaatgattATATTTGTTCTCACACCTTCTTTGACAGTTTCAGGTGGCTCTTTCCTCTCAAGTAAGATGCAGTAATGTGCTGAACAATTTAAAAAGGTTAGTTAGCTGAGCTTCAGGTTAATCACCTTGCACTTGACCAGTTGGGTGTTCAAATAAAgctactttcatttttttcctatacaGAGTCTTGTAAGTTCAGTCTCAAGAGATTTGATGTGATTTGAAGTATTGTCTTCACTGAGGGGAAAccaaattttttattattattttgcaggTAGCTTCAGGTGAATGTAATGAAGACACTGAAGTTTACAACATTACCCTTAGTACTGGGGATGAGCTCACTTTAATGGGGCAAGCAGAAATCCTTTATGCAAAATCTTCTAAGGAGAAGTCACGGCTCAACACTATCTTCAAAAAAATCGGGAAGCTTAATTCAATTAGTAAGCTAGGCAGAGGCAAAATGCCCTGCCTCATCTGCATGAACCACAGGACCAACGAGAGCATCAGCCTCCCTTTCCAATGTAAGGGCAAGTTCAGCACCCGCAGCCCACTGGAGGTGCAGATGCAAGAGGGTGAGCACACAATTCGCAATATAGTAGAGAAAACCAGGCTGCCCGTTAACGTGACTGTGCCGAGTCCTACACCAAGAAACCCTTATGACCTGCATTTTATCCGTGAGGGGCACAGGTACAAATTTGTCAACATTCAGACCAAGACTGTGGTAGTTTGTTGCGTGCTTCGTGGAAACAAAATCATTCCCATGCATTTTCCCTTGCACTTGACGCTTCCGAAATTTATTCTACCTGATAGCGTGGTGAAGGGGGAGCTGTGGCACGAACCCCTCATCCAGCACTGGTTTAACATATGCCAGGAGCAGTTTGACATAGACGAGTATTCCCGCGCCGTGCGTGACGTAAAGACTGACTGGAGCGACGACTGCAAGAGCCCGAAGAAGAGCCGGTGCACGGGGCACAGCCACGTGCCAAACTCCCTCAGCTACGCGCGGGACGAGCTCACGCAGTCCTTCCACCGGCTCTCCGTGTGCGTCTACGGGAACAACTTGCACGGGAATAGCGAGGTGAACCTCCACGGCTGCAGGGACTTGTGTAACGAGTGGGCCCTCTTCTCTCACGATGCTCTTCAGTACCAGGAGTCCGGGGACAGTAGCAGTGATTACCTTTTCCCTGAAGTTAGCGAAGAATCGATGTTTCTGCCTACGAAACCAGAGCTTCCTTACGAAGAGCTCTGGTTGGACCAAGGGTCTGGAAAGGGTGGTGATCAGCCTCTCTCCTGCTCGCTAAGTGAGAAGAGCAAGTGTGACAACTACAGAGGATCTTTCCGATCAAAGTGTGGTACTGCGTCTCTTCCTGTGCCTGCAACTGTCGGAACAGCCACAAAGTCTTCAGATGTTTCCCTACCTCCACCTCCAGTGCCTCCGAAATCAGAAGCAGTAAGTCAGggttatttctgtttgtttgtttctttttttaggtGGTGAAGAGTTTGCATGCAGATCTTTTTAGGGAATACTTGGTGGAGGGGGGAAGGGCACATACAGGGCAAGGGAACAGTCAAACTTTGCAAGATGTGCCATTTCAACTGGTTTCTTACTGTGTGTAAGTCATGTCTTTAAAATCACAGGAGTATATTTAGTATTACTGATTTAGTAGCTTAATCCTGATACTTTCAGGAGGTACTTATTTTGGATTTCTTGCTCACACAAACAAGGTCTAAGAATTGCTGAGTCACTTCATTCTCTTGCTTTCCACATCATCTCTCCGTGTGACCTCCATGTTTTCTCGTATTTTCTGAGGCCAAAGTGTATAGGCCATGACCCCACTTAGAGACGCCTCAGATTGCCTTAGTGTGTCTTCAATTAACAGGCTCTGATAATGAGAACAGCTAGAATTTTCACAGATTTGAAGTGTTTGTTAATGAGAGATTCTCTTCTCTATTATGAGCCAATAGATTTTGTAGAATATTGTGTCATTGTCCTCAAGGAAACTTTATCAAACTAGACCTGAACTAATCACACTGTACTGcttattgaaagaaaatatgCTTAAATAGGAACTCTGCAGAACTGGTAAATGAGCCTTCTAGAGGACTCAGTTGTAAACAGAGCACATTTCCTGGCCTAAGGTTTTTAATGAAAACCCATGGGAGAAATGACTTCTCCAAACCTGAAATGTCACGGAGAATTTTgatggaaaaatgcaaaatgtattttatcaaCAGGAGCTTATGTGCACTGACTGGAGAATCCACCCCATTATGCGGTCTCTTGGTATAGTTctaagaattatttaaaaaaaaagaaaaataaaagaaaggaagaaaaaaggttcCCCTAGGAAAGAGTGTCTAGGAGTCTTTAGCAAAATGTCAGTGATACATATATCCCAAGAATCTTGGTGTATATCATTAtttaacaaaattgttttgcagaggtttttctggaattaaaaaaatgccATTCCGCTTGCAAGCCCTATGGTGATTACAAGAGCATGGCTGTACAGTAAATTAAGACTAATTTGAGACCAAACTGTAGTAAACCATGATAATCCCATACCTTTCCTATTGCCGTATGACAGTCCTGTAGTGTTGGCTGTAGCCTTGCCCTCATGAGTCAGGTCACAACCTGGTTGAAAGCTAGGATGTGTTCATTCGTGCTGGGTTAGCCTGCACTGGATTTCTGTGTGCATgcccctggccaggctctgtgCTTCCTGGGGAGGTGCAGCAAGGAAAGGGGAGGAGGACACCATGCCCAGCTACAAAATGCCCAGCTACAGCCCTTGGGCTGTGCCaccaaaacctccccaaaaaGCAAATGCAGCAGCTTGAGCAGCCGGGAAAGGCAAGATACTATGTCTTCTTAGCAAAGTGTTTACGTGCAATGTTAAGAGCAGGAACCCAAGAGCACTTCCTTGCCTCTGAGGTCAGGTGTGCACTGACACATTGTCCAGACTCTTGGACAagtgcccagcagcaccatATCAGGATGAGGCTCCCTGCACTGACGTTAACGGCGTGGGGCTGGTCCCAccctcctcctcgtcctccttTCCCAGACACATCGTCCTGGCTTCCCTTTTGTGCTGGCTCTGGCACTCCTGTGCCTGGGCAGGCAGCCAGGTCTGATTCTGGAAAATGATTCgtttcctgctgctttctgtgagATGAACTGCTTCTGCACAGGGTCAGAGGAGTGCTGGAGTGCTGGGGTGGCGTGGTGGGGGAGGAAGGCTGCCCCCTCAGCGAGGTGAGGGCAGCCTTTGTGGCATGAGGTGCTGACTGCCCAGGTCATGCCTGAGACATGAGGGTCTTATGGTCATCCCTGAGGTGTGGGCAGTGGGGTGCTGAGAGAGCTGTGGAGCACCTCCACAGCATCAGTGTGGGCCCTCATACTGGGGAGTCCCCATGACTCCcttctggggacagcagggtgacACTTGAGGTAGATGTGTCCTTCAGTTATTTTGGAAAGTGTGCAATTTTGTCATGTGTGTCTTACATTACTGAGGTAATGTGTGAGTGCTGTCAGCGATTTTGGTGTTGCTTCTAGCCATTTTGGAGAAGTAACTTCTGCTAAAGATATTAGCTGGGATTTAGAGGTGGGCAGGGGGTGTAGccccattaaaaataaaaccaaaaacctATATTTCCATAGATTATAATAATTCTGACTTGCTTTTATGGCTTCCTGGAACAGCTTTGGAGTGAGTGTTCAGTGACCTACAGAATTCATCTGTGGGCTGGGGCCGAGGAGATGTTTGCATGGTTTCCATGTA includes these proteins:
- the GAREM1 gene encoding GRB2-associated and regulator of MAPK protein 1 isoform X2; amino-acid sequence: MQVASGECNEDTEVYNITLSTGDELTLMGQAEILYAKSSKEKSRLNTIFKKIGKLNSISKLGRGKMPCLICMNHRTNESISLPFQCKGKFSTRSPLEVQMQEGEHTIRNIVEKTRLPVNVTVPSPTPRNPYDLHFIREGHRYKFVNIQTKTVVVCCVLRGNKIIPMHFPLHLTLPKFILPDSVVKGELWHEPLIQHWFNICQEQFDIDEYSRAVRDVKTDWSDDCKSPKKSRCTGHSHVPNSLSYARDELTQSFHRLSVCVYGNNLHGNSEVNLHGCRDLCNEWALFSHDALQYQESGDSSSDYLFPEVSEESMFLPTKPELPYEELWLDQGSGKGGDQPLSCSLSEKSKCDNYRGSFRSKCGTASLPVPATVGTATKSSDVSLPPPPVPPKSEAVKEECRLLNAPPVPPRSSKPSSTSPSIPPRSVKPARQQTRSPSPTLSYYSSGLHNINVTESDNTNPTEGAPVSCYPCNMMKTESKEPESTMPLGSPSAEALPSRLSWPNHFSGTAEGLNRSDFLLDPSRSYSYPRQKTPGTPKRNCPAPLTFDFDGCELPTGYSPLTPAEFTNTISSCPKSASYSLDCTDEKTLGVSNTKQSHSCPALPPRAPKSSEDKTVTDMCPLPLKIDGAEEESKAGSPVVLEDQYLAKKGMQDTFSVSYPFSSPLHLQLAPRSCGDGSPWQPPTDLSGLSIEEVSKSLRFIGLSEDVVSFFVTEKIDGNLLVQLTEEILSEDFKLSKLQVKKILQFINGWRPKM